In Solenopsis invicta isolate M01_SB chromosome 6, UNIL_Sinv_3.0, whole genome shotgun sequence, the genomic window GAGTTGCTCCCGTTCTTCATCCCAGCTGACGCATTCTTACAGAGTGTACTCTGCAGTATCCTTGGCGACAGTGAGCACAAATGGGCGAAATTGCTctgttaatgttaaacagatACCAATTAAAGCACTCATGTCCCGTCATTATCTGGGTGGTTCTAAAGAACAGTCCAAGATTCTTCCTTCTAGTCAGCCGTTTGCCCAGCACTGGGACCAGGCAGTCTCTGACTCTTGCCCACGGTAGCCGATCCGCTTCCTCTTCCAGTCTGAAGGTCCATTCCATTACTGATGCTTCCCTCTCTAAGTTTTTAATTCCCATTATCATCCTAGGTGGCAACGAGTGACCCCTTTCTCTGAGCCCGCTCACCGTGTTGTACACGCGTGCGTACTCCGTTGTTTTGATGTCTAGAGGTATCTGGCTCGCTAGAATCGCCACTGCCTCATGTGAGGTTGTGCGGTACGCCGATATCACTCTCAGTCCTACGTTTCTCTGTATGCGTCTCAGTTTTTCTTTAATCTCTTTGTTCTTTGAGATCATTTCTGCCCATATAGGAACTCCGTATAGTATGATAGAATTTATTACGTTTGAATAGAgccttcttcttttttctgcCGGTCCTCGCAAATTCGGCATTAGTC contains:
- the LOC120358109 gene encoding uncharacterized protein LOC120358109, encoding MAMSLMRLMPNLRGPAEKRRRLYSNVINSIILYGVPIWAEMISKNKEIKEKLRRIQRNVGLRVISAYRTTSHEAVAILASQIPLDIKTTEYARVYNTVSGLRERGHSLPPRMIMGIKNLEREASVMEWTFRLEEEADRLPWARVRDCLVPVLGKRLTRRKNLGLFFRTTQIMTGHECFNCWDEEREQLAMTFGRHFTLKKIMEDSLEDPDKWQAFTNFCEKVIKDKEVAERC